The following proteins come from a genomic window of Populus nigra chromosome 6, ddPopNigr1.1, whole genome shotgun sequence:
- the LOC133695988 gene encoding mediator of RNA polymerase II transcription subunit 23-like gives MVDVFGRSSQTSTAVEASEIADLIDFLHHVVHYEGQGGPVQPNSKPKSEVLALCGKAAESLRLDLQHLLSHLKPDTNSSIYAGTHPKLVQDPP, from the exons ATGGTTGACGTTTTTGGGAGGAGTTCACAGACATCAACTGCTGTTGAAGCATCAGAAATTGCAGATCTCATTGACTTTCT CCATCATGTTGTCCATTATGAAGGGCAGGGAGGTCCTGTCCAGCCTAACAGCAAGCCTAAATCAGAGGTTCTTGCCCTTTGTGGGAAGGCAGCAGAAAGTCTACGTCTAGATTTACAGCATCTTCTTTCCCACTTGAAACCTGACACGAATTCTTCCATATATGCTGGCACTCATCCAAAGCTGGTCCAGGATCCCCCATGA